The Pricia mediterranea genome includes a window with the following:
- the porV gene encoding type IX secretion system outer membrane channel protein PorV, producing MKKLSVLLLLLGAGQLSAQDNPIEARDRAITTAVPFLNITADARAAGMGDVGVATSMDAYSQQWNPAKFAFAERKMGISLGYTPYLSSVVSDIGLLNANYFNKINEQSAFAFSLRYFTLGEIELRQNFDDQPTIAKPNELALDGSYSLKLSPTFSMAVAGRYIRSNLKFPDSNGIDSTPGSTFAVDVAGFYRSQEIAYNSFDGRWRAGFNISNLGGKIAYDENGQDNFIPANLKFGAGFDFILDQDNVLGLTAEFNKLLVPTPQDFNGDGVLDAADNDEYQDIGFLSGVFKSFGDAPDGFSEELQEMTWALGAEYIYQDAFMFRTGYFNESDVKGFRKFFTLGAGFRYKSAQIDLSYLFSTSEIANPIENSLRFSLTFNLGEEFYND from the coding sequence ATGAAAAAATTATCAGTACTGCTTTTACTTCTAGGGGCGGGCCAACTTTCGGCCCAAGACAACCCGATCGAAGCGCGCGACCGTGCCATAACTACGGCCGTGCCGTTCCTTAATATTACCGCTGACGCCCGTGCCGCGGGTATGGGCGATGTGGGCGTCGCTACTTCGATGGACGCGTATTCGCAGCAATGGAACCCCGCCAAATTCGCCTTTGCCGAACGCAAAATGGGAATTTCATTAGGATATACCCCTTATTTGAGCAGTGTGGTTTCCGACATCGGGCTCTTGAACGCCAATTATTTTAACAAAATTAACGAGCAAAGCGCCTTTGCGTTCAGCTTGCGCTATTTTACCCTGGGAGAAATTGAATTGCGACAGAACTTTGACGATCAGCCCACAATTGCCAAGCCCAATGAATTGGCACTCGACGGGTCGTACTCCTTAAAGCTCAGTCCGACTTTCTCGATGGCCGTTGCAGGGCGCTATATTCGGTCGAACCTGAAGTTCCCGGATTCCAATGGAATCGACTCGACGCCAGGGAGCACCTTTGCGGTCGACGTCGCTGGTTTTTACCGCTCGCAAGAGATTGCCTACAATAGTTTTGACGGCAGGTGGAGGGCCGGATTCAATATCTCCAATCTCGGGGGCAAGATTGCCTACGATGAAAACGGACAGGACAATTTCATCCCTGCCAACCTTAAGTTCGGAGCCGGATTTGATTTTATTTTGGATCAGGACAATGTTTTGGGCCTGACGGCGGAATTCAACAAACTGTTGGTGCCGACTCCCCAAGATTTTAATGGTGATGGCGTACTTGACGCCGCCGATAACGACGAATATCAGGACATCGGTTTTTTAAGCGGGGTATTTAAATCTTTTGGCGATGCTCCGGACGGGTTTAGCGAAGAGCTTCAGGAGATGACCTGGGCCCTTGGTGCCGAATATATATATCAGGACGCCTTCATGTTTAGAACAGGCTATTTTAACGAAAGCGATGTAAAGGGTTTCCGCAAGTTCTTTACGCTCGGTGCAGGATTCAGGTATAAGTCCGCCCAAATCGACCTTTCTTATCTCTTTTCCACGTCAGAAATTGCCAACCCGATTGAAAATTCACTGCGATTCTCGTTGACCTTTAACCTTGGGGAAGAGTTTTACAACGATTAG
- the gldJ gene encoding gliding motility lipoprotein GldJ → MKKQFIKVVLSCAVVAGGFTVTSCKNSGSKDVSRATGWKINSKDGGFQYNTDFKEQETAPGLVFVEGGTFTKGKVQDDVMHDWNNTPTSQHVQSFYMDETEVTNVMYLEYLDYLKSVYPPENPKYANIYKGALPDTLVWRNRLGFNETMTNNYLRHPAYAEYPVVGVNWVQATQFAEWRTDRVNEIMLEREGYLAEDAKYQAATGEVAGTFSTEAYLNRPESVYNGQIDSLQGKKKQDSINTFAKRSSGIIMPEYRLPTETEWEYAAQANQGNREYNNYRGRKKYPWDGEYTRNGQRVGRGDQLANFKQGKGDYGGIAGWSDDGADITAEVMSYKPNDLGLYDMAGNVAEWVADVYRPIVDDEISDFNYYRGNIYMKTAIGNDGKVNVLRDSIVYDTLPNGKIVAVNLPGEIKMEPVGEEETFLRTNFSSSDNRGYRDGDPASSRFFDQFADEDETAESDKMYNSPKNKIEVDSAGNLVRQYDTSNNRSTLINNEVRVYKGGSWRDRAFWLDPAQRRYLPQYMATDYIGFRCAMSRVGSKSKTKNKTPRGKRAR, encoded by the coding sequence ATGAAAAAACAGTTTATCAAAGTTGTACTCTCTTGTGCAGTGGTTGCGGGAGGTTTTACGGTTACCAGCTGTAAAAACTCCGGTAGCAAGGATGTATCAAGAGCCACAGGGTGGAAAATCAACTCCAAGGATGGCGGTTTTCAGTACAACACCGACTTCAAGGAACAAGAGACGGCTCCCGGTCTTGTATTCGTAGAAGGCGGCACCTTTACTAAAGGCAAGGTGCAGGATGATGTGATGCACGACTGGAACAATACTCCGACCTCCCAGCACGTACAGTCTTTTTATATGGACGAGACCGAGGTTACCAACGTGATGTATCTCGAATATCTGGATTACCTGAAAAGCGTTTATCCACCGGAAAACCCCAAGTATGCCAATATCTATAAAGGGGCGTTACCCGATACGTTGGTTTGGAGAAACCGACTGGGCTTCAACGAGACGATGACGAACAATTATCTAAGGCACCCGGCCTATGCGGAATATCCGGTGGTGGGGGTCAACTGGGTTCAGGCCACACAGTTTGCCGAATGGCGTACCGACCGGGTCAACGAAATCATGCTGGAAAGGGAAGGTTATTTGGCCGAAGATGCTAAATATCAAGCGGCCACCGGCGAGGTTGCCGGTACGTTCAGCACCGAGGCCTACCTAAACCGACCGGAATCCGTTTACAATGGGCAGATCGATTCGCTTCAAGGCAAGAAAAAGCAAGACAGTATAAACACTTTCGCCAAAAGGAGCAGTGGTATCATTATGCCGGAGTACCGGCTGCCTACGGAGACGGAATGGGAATACGCCGCCCAGGCCAATCAAGGGAATCGGGAATACAACAACTACCGGGGTAGAAAAAAATATCCCTGGGACGGAGAATATACCCGAAATGGACAGCGTGTCGGCCGTGGCGACCAATTGGCCAATTTCAAACAGGGGAAAGGGGATTACGGTGGAATAGCCGGATGGTCCGATGACGGCGCCGACATTACCGCAGAGGTAATGTCATACAAGCCCAACGACCTCGGGCTCTACGACATGGCCGGTAACGTAGCGGAATGGGTAGCTGATGTCTATCGACCCATAGTTGATGACGAGATTAGCGATTTCAACTACTACCGTGGCAATATTTACATGAAAACGGCCATCGGCAATGATGGGAAGGTGAACGTACTTCGAGATTCCATCGTCTATGATACCCTTCCCAACGGCAAGATCGTAGCCGTCAACCTGCCCGGAGAAATCAAGATGGAGCCTGTAGGCGAAGAGGAGACCTTCTTGCGCACAAACTTCTCCTCTAGCGACAATAGGGGCTATAGGGATGGTGACCCGGCGTCGTCGCGGTTCTTCGATCAATTTGCCGACGAAGATGAGACCGCAGAGAGCGACAAAATGTACAACTCGCCCAAGAACAAGATTGAAGTCGATTCAGCGGGCAACCTCGTCCGTCAATACGACACCTCGAACAACCGCTCAACTTTGATCAACAATGAAGTGCGCGTCTATAAGGGGGGATCTTGGAGGGACAGGGCATTTTGGTTAGACCCGGCGCAACGACGGTATTTGCCACAGTATATGGCAACCGACTACATCGGTTTCCGATGTGCGATGTCGAGGGTAGGGTCGAAGTCGAAGACCAAAAATAAAACCCCGCGTGGGAAAAGGGCAAGATAA
- the cdd gene encoding cytidine deaminase has product MHKQKLSFELTIFNGLAELPKEMRVLMSEAVAARKNAYAPYSHFQVGAAVLLENGKIVIGNNQENASYPSGLCAERVAVFQAGALYPGVPITSVAITATSKNHVVDTPAAPCGNCRQAILEYENRQKKPITLYLMGETGKVIQCNAVADILPLGFDSSFLR; this is encoded by the coding sequence ATGCATAAACAAAAGCTTAGTTTTGAATTGACTATTTTCAATGGGTTGGCTGAACTTCCGAAAGAAATGAGGGTCTTGATGTCCGAAGCCGTTGCCGCACGAAAGAACGCTTACGCGCCCTATTCCCATTTTCAGGTCGGAGCAGCGGTGCTTTTGGAAAACGGGAAAATCGTCATTGGAAACAATCAGGAGAACGCTTCGTACCCATCGGGACTCTGTGCAGAGCGAGTGGCGGTATTTCAGGCTGGGGCCTTATATCCGGGAGTACCCATTACTTCGGTCGCGATTACGGCGACCTCTAAAAACCATGTGGTCGATACCCCTGCCGCCCCCTGTGGCAATTGTCGCCAGGCCATACTCGAGTATGAGAACAGACAAAAAAAGCCTATCACGCTCTATCTGATGGGCGAAACGGGCAAAGTGATCCAATGCAATGCGGTAGCCGATATTTTGCCTTTGGGCTTTGATAGTTCTTTTCTGCGGTAA
- the pdhA gene encoding pyruvate dehydrogenase (acetyl-transferring) E1 component subunit alpha, with protein MEKITKETYLKWYEDMFFWRKFEDKLAQVYIQQKVRGFLHLYNGQEAVLAGSLHAMDLTKDRMITAYRNHVQPIGMGEDPKRVMAELYGKVTGTSKGMGGSMHIFSKEHRFYGGHGIVGGQIPLGAGMAFGDKYFGRDSVTLCYMGDGAVRQGAFHEALNLAMLWQLPVVFICENNGYAMGTSVARTSRSTEIWKLGLGYEMPCGPVDGMDAVTVAQEVNKAIERARSGGGPTFLEMKTYRYRGHSMSDAQHYRTKDEVKEYQKIDPITQVLDIIKENEYATEDEIKAIDKKVKERVAECEKFADESDYPPVQQLYDMVYEQKDFPFVQHKL; from the coding sequence ATGGAAAAAATTACCAAGGAAACCTACTTGAAGTGGTACGAGGATATGTTCTTTTGGCGCAAGTTCGAAGACAAACTGGCGCAAGTCTATATCCAACAAAAAGTAAGAGGGTTTCTACACTTGTATAATGGACAGGAAGCCGTTCTGGCGGGGTCGCTCCATGCAATGGACTTAACAAAGGACCGAATGATCACGGCCTACCGAAACCACGTACAACCCATAGGTATGGGTGAAGACCCCAAAAGGGTCATGGCGGAGCTTTACGGTAAAGTTACAGGTACCTCGAAGGGCATGGGCGGGTCGATGCATATCTTCTCAAAGGAACATCGCTTTTACGGGGGCCACGGTATCGTAGGGGGGCAGATTCCCCTTGGTGCGGGCATGGCTTTTGGCGATAAATATTTCGGCAGGGATAGCGTCACCTTGTGCTACATGGGCGATGGTGCCGTTCGCCAAGGGGCATTTCACGAGGCCTTGAACCTGGCCATGCTCTGGCAATTACCGGTAGTCTTTATCTGTGAGAACAACGGATATGCCATGGGCACCTCCGTAGCAAGAACTTCACGGTCCACCGAAATATGGAAGTTGGGTCTTGGCTACGAAATGCCATGCGGACCCGTTGATGGTATGGATGCCGTAACCGTTGCGCAAGAAGTGAACAAGGCGATCGAGCGTGCCCGAAGTGGTGGCGGACCTACATTCCTTGAAATGAAAACGTATCGCTACCGCGGTCATTCCATGTCCGACGCACAGCATTATCGTACCAAGGATGAGGTCAAGGAATACCAAAAGATCGATCCGATTACCCAGGTACTGGATATAATCAAAGAAAACGAATACGCCACGGAAGACGAAATCAAGGCTATAGACAAAAAGGTGAAGGAGCGGGTTGCGGAGTGCGAGAAATTCGCGGACGAATCCGATTATCCCCCGGTCCAACAGTTATATGACATGGTCTACGAGCAAAAGGATTTTCCCTTTGTACAACATAAATTATAG